The genomic segment GCATCGGACGGGGAATGGCGTCTGTATGTCGATACTACCGGAGGTGCCAATACAGGGAAAATCACTTATCAAATCGAATGTGTGCCAACACAAAATAACATCATACGAAGTGATGCTGTGGTGACGAACGCATGAGGATGGTACCATGTTATAGTAACGTGGGACGATGATACGGCAAGTAGTATGAAGATGTATGTAAATGGTATATTACAGGCAGGGATAGCATCTCCTCAGTGTGGCATGGTTCTTGTGAATAATACCAATACGGTAAAGCTTGGAATGAATAATGCGCTTGGTAATGGACAATTTGATGGACAAATAGATGAGTTCAGAATCGCAAATACTGCCTATTCAGACGCACAAGCATCTGCAAGTTATGCAACACAAAACGACACTTTTATTACCTATAATTCACCTGAATCAAACTCAATCATCACGCTTGATTCTACAAATGTACAGCCCACATCTCTCTACACGAGTGCGTCTGGTGATGTCACCGTATCTTTTACGACTCTTGATGCAATTCCTGCTGATGGTAAAATCGTCATCACTTTCCCTACGACTCTCTGAAGCGGATTTACGTTTAATTCAGGATGAGCCACGGCAGCATCGAGTCTCTCTGGTCTTGATGGTTCTCTTTCTGCATCCATTGTTTCCAATGTTGTTACACTGACTCGTACAGGCGGTACAAGCTCAGTTGCTGGCGCAAAAAGCTTTGTCCTCTCTCATATCCAAAATCCTGATACTGCAGGATCCACAGGTGTGTATCAAATCAAGACAACTACCTCGAGTGATGTGACTATCGGAGAAGATGTCGCTGTCGCTGCTGACACGATAATGGCAGATATCACAAATCCAACTGTTACCACTCTTTTCCCTCTCGATAATGCGATAGGTATTCGTCTGAGCGCTAATCTTATCATGACCTTCGATGAACCAGTTACTATCGGTACTGGCAATATCACCATCAAGAAAACATCAGATAACTCTACCGTCGAGACTATTGCTGTTGATTCCGCTCTTGTAACAGGAGGAGGCACGACGACGATTACTATCAATCCGATAGCAGCACTTGGGGAGGTTACAGAGTATTATGTTCTCGTAGATGCAACAGCTTTCGATGATACTGCAGGTAACAGTTATGCTGGTATTGCTTCGACAACTGCGTGGAGCTTTATTACGGGTACCGCTGGTGACCCCTGGTATGATGATGCCTGGGATAAGCGTATCAAGATTGTCTTCAATAATGCTTCTCGTGCAGAAAATCTCATCGATTTCCCTGTCCTCGTAGCTCTCAATGAACCAAGAATTACGTATTCAGATTTTCTGACAGGAGGAGATGATATCCGATTTGTAGATGCAGATGGAATAACAGTACTGAATTATGAAATAGAAAAATGGAACACAGGTGGCGTCTCACCACTCTGGGTCAAAGTACCCCAGATTGATGCGTCTTCAATAGTAGACTATATCTATATGTATTACAATAATCCAGCAGCACCTGTTGGTGCCAATCCAACATGAGTCTGGGATAGTAATTATATTGCTATACATCATCTCAAAAGCAATACTTCCATCATTGATTCTACGACCAATGCCACGAATGCGAGCCCCATTGGTTCTCCTACGCTTGCTACTGGTATTGTCGGAGATGCTCTCGAATTAAATGGCTCTTCTCAGTATGCACAATTTGCTGATGGTATGATACCGCAAGGTGTCGGCAGTACACTCGATGCAGGCACTGTAGAGGTGTTTTATAATCCAGATTCCTTTGCAGCTGATGTAAATGGAAAATATATCTTTTCTCGTGACCAATCAGGCACACTTATGTGAGAATGGAGACTTATGCTCGGGACAGAAGCGGCAGCTCCAGCTCAGGGGAGCAAGCTTGCTTTTCGTATCGAGTGTCCTGCGACTCTTCAGACGCCTATAGTGGGTGGCGGATGATCAACAATGGCCGGCAATGGAACCTTTAATGTCGTTGCAGATGCTGCACCGAGTCTCGCTGGTGGCTGGTATTATGCTGGTGCTGTTTGGGATAAGACAGGAGGTGCGTCAAACATGGCACTGTATGAAAATGGAGTATCTGTTGGGACACCTGCTGGACCGAACTGTGGCATGGAAGTCACGGGATCGCAGTTCACAGAAATATGACGCAATAATGGTAGAGCAACACCTGATGGATATTTTGATGGTCAGATTGATGAGGTTCGTGTTTCAAAAATTGTACGAAGTGCGAATTGGATCAATGCTTCTTATACATCAACTATTGATTCGTTCTCAACCTACAATCAACCAGAAGCATATACCATTGGCCCTCTTGAGACTATCAATGTCGAACCAGCTTCTCTGATTGCGAATGAGGTTGGTGATGTCACCGTATCTTTTACGACTCTTGATGCAATTCCTGCTGATGGTAAAATCGTCATCACTTTCCCTACGACTCTCTGAAGCGGATTTACGTTTAATTCAGGATGAGCCACGGCAGCATCGAGTCTCTCTGGTCTTGATGGTTCTCTTTCTGCATCCATTGTTTCCAATGTTGTTACACTGACTCGTACAGGCGGTACAAGCTCAGTTGCTGGCGCAAAAAGCTTTATCCTCTCTCATGTCCAAAATCCTGATACTGCAGGATCCACAGGTGTGTACCAAATCAAGACAACTACCTCGAGTGATGTGACTATTGATGAGAATACTGCTGTTACGGCTGATACGATAACTCCACCAGCAAATGCCCCCTGAACACCACTTTCTCTCACAGCTATACCGTATGATACAAAAGTCTATCTAAGCTGGCTTGTTCCAACATGAACTGTCACTGACTATGTCATAGAATACAAACTTTCTTCAGAACCAACTACATGGACTACTCTTAATGATGGAGCTTCGACCAATCTTTTTGCCCTCGTAACAGGATTAACCAATGACCTATCCTATGTTTTTCGAGTTAAAGCGAGTAATAGTGGTGCTCTCGGCCCAGCAACAACGCCAGTTTCAATAACCCCGGCATACAAAGTGACACTTCTTTCACCTACTCCTGGTGCAAATTCATACATCAATACTACCTCTATTGCTCCAAAAGCAGATGTGAACGATTCAGTCAATGCATCATATACGACATTTCGACTCGAGACACCTCTTGGCGTCCTTATATCCGAATTTACAACCCCTACTCGTTATGGTGATTATAGTCTTGCGAGCACAAGTCTGTATCAAATCCAGGCTAAAACCAACCTTGATTTAACTCAGACAGATTTGTCTGGTCAAGTGTATGTCCCTACAACTGATACATTTTTTACTGTTCATAACAGCCGAGATCGTATCACTGAGGTAACCCGACAATGAGTCACAGTTCGTGAGATCACCTGTTCATCTTGTGGAGATATCGAAGATATTACTCTCGTTTCGAGTATTTCTAATGGAAGCGGTGGATATAACCATACATTGATGATTTCAACGGAAGACAATACGGCTAATTTGAGAATATTCCGAGTTGTAATCCCATCTTCAGGTGCCGCGACTCTGAATAATAGTACCTATTTTGAAACGGACATTGCTGCTGGTTCCAATGACGGCCTAGAGAGTATCGCCTACAATTCCAACACAGATACATATTTTGTCGCTATGGAATGACAGGCTACCCAAAGTACTCGACCACGTATGTATGAGGTTACTCTCGCAACAGCACCTAATGCATCTAATGTGGAAATATGTACAAATATCAACCTACGTGATTATCTCCTCCAAGAAAGCAATGTCCAATATGGGGCAACCACCTATGCCGATGTATCTGGTCTCGATTATGTCCCCTCTGTAGATAGACTTTATGCGATTTCTCATCAAGCAGACAAGGTAATAGAAATAGACGTATCAAACCGATCGAATTGCACAGTACTGAATGAAATAGCGATTGGTATGCGTAATGATCGTGCTGGTAATCATCTTGATGAAATGCCAGAAGGTGTGGCTTGGGATAGTACCGGGGATTCTCTGTATCTCTCTGCTGAATCTGATTATTGGTCTGTATGGAGAACAAAAAATTATGATGTTCGCAGTACCTTCTCTGGACTTTCAGAAGGAACTCATGTTCTCAAGGTATCTTCCGTTGATTCGTATGCAAGTCGTAGTACGGCTACTGCGACATCAAATGCTACTGGCACGACTGCAACAGTTTCATACGGTGGATCTGGCTATGGTGATGTACC from the Candidatus Gracilibacteria bacterium genome contains:
- a CDS encoding DUF2341 domain-containing protein, whose translation is MHLGKIHKRYFYLIGALCCFVVFFIAHADNGDPWYDDAWDKRIKIVFNNASRAENLIDFPVLVALNEPRITYSDFLTGGDDIRFVDADGITVLNYEIEKWNTGGVSPLWVKVPQIDASSDTDYIYMYYHNPAASVGANPNGTWSTGYQSVQHLREDPAGSSPQFQDSTSNNRDGTASGSMVTGNSVTAQIGNGVDFDGVLTTGNNIDLGLNFPGNLPNGAVEMWFNPDNVTTTVSTNRYLLSRVISGASDGEWRLYVDTTGGANTGKITYQIECVPTQNNIIRSDAVVTNAGGWYHVIVTWDDDTASSMKMYVNGILQAGIASPQCGMVLVNNTNTVKLGMNNALGNGQFDGQIDEFRIANTAYSDAQASASYATQNDTFITYNSPESNSIITLDSTNVQPTSLYTSASGDVTVSFTTLDAIPADGKIVITFPTTLGSGFTFNSGGATAASSLSGLDGSLSASIVSNVVTLTRTGGTSSVAGAKSFVLSHIQNPDTAGSTGVYQIKTTTSSDVTIGEDVAVAADTIMADITNPTVTTLFPLDNAIGIRLSANLIMTFDEPVTIGTGNITIKKTSDNSTVETIAVDSALVTGGGTTTITINPIAALGEVTEYYVLVDATAFDDTAGNSYAGIASTTAWSFITGTAGDPWYDDAWDKRIKIVFNNASRAENLIDFPVLVALNEPRITYSDFLTGGDDIRFVDADGITVLNYEIEKWNTGGVSPLWVKVPQIDASSIVDYIYMYYNNPAAPVGANPTGVWDSNYIAIHHLKSNTSIIDSTTNATNASPIGSPTLATGIVGDALELNGSSQYAQFADGMIPQGVGSTLDAGTVEVFYNPDSFAADVNGKYIFSRDQSGTLMGEWRLMLGTEAAAPAQGSKLAFRIECPATLQTPIVGGGGSTMAGNGTFNVVADAAPSLAGGWYYAGAVWDKTGGASNMALYENGVSVGTPAGPNCGMEVTGSQFTEIGRNNGRATPDGYFDGQIDEVRVSKIVRSANWINASYTSTIDSFSTYNQPEAYTIGPLETINVEPASLIANEVGDVTVSFTTLDAIPADGKIVITFPTTLGSGFTFNSGGATAASSLSGLDGSLSASIVSNVVTLTRTGGTSSVAGAKSFILSHVQNPDTAGSTGVYQIKTTTSSDVTIDENTAVTADTITPPANAPGTPLSLTAIPYDTKVYLSWLVPTGTVTDYVIEYKLSSEPTTWTTLNDGASTNLFALVTGLTNDLSYVFRVKASNSGALGPATTPVSITPAYKVTLLSPTPGANSYINTTSIAPKADVNDSVNASYTTFRLETPLGVLISEFTTPTRYGDYSLASTSLYQIQAKTNLDLTQTDLSGQVYVPTTDTFFTVHNSRDRITEVTRQGVTVREITCSSCGDIEDITLVSSISNGSGGYNHTLMISTEDNTANLRIFRVVIPSSGAATLNNSTYFETDIAAGSNDGLESIAYNSNTDTYFVAMEGQATQSTRPRMYEVTLATAPNASNVEICTNINLRDYLLQESNVQYGATTYADVSGLDYVPSVDRLYAISHQADKVIEIDVSNRSNCTVLNEIAIGMRNDRAGNHLDEMPEGVAWDSTGDSLYLSAESDYWSVWRTKNYDVRSTFSGLSEGTHVLKVSSVDSYASRSTATATSNATGTTATVSYGGSGYGDVPLVTVTNAGTCSTRPTATATISGGAVTAVTLSGAVGCSVAPTLTIAQPSFATAKSNNTGTTATVLTGGFGYTSAPAVIVTGGFCAILPTATASVSGGAVTGVTLSGATGCVTPPTLTIVGPITVVANAADRSFTIDTTAPTITNVSSHHADGTFSTDEVIDIDITFSEAVTSTDNVTVTLETGSIDRTCTFTVTGSTTGTCDYTVQTGDSTGGLTVKTISGIITDAASNTMTNFAPATNLAANKDIIIGEGGPPPDITNPTLLVLSPADNATNISTTDNLIMTFDEPVAIGTGNITIKKTSDNSTVETIAVDSALVTGGGTTTITINPIAALGEVTEYYVLVDATAFDDTAGNSYAGIASTTAWSFTTPDITNPTLLVLSPADNATNISTTDNLIMTFDEPVTIGTGNITIKKTSDNSTVETIAVDSALVTGGGTTTITINPTDTFVNNTEYYVLVDATAFDDTADNSYAGIASTTAWSFTTTSRRRSNSISLMTISASAGANGSISPSGSTSVYQGGALIYIMTPDAGYHVADVLADNISQGPITTYTFSNIVSHHTISVTFANSASILPPPDTTPPPPTTEDVPPNTNTTKDTPPNTGTTEDTTIVHNTIPGEAFLFASEDPTIITKLQALHGATVITEDVYKNQCETKQTKPYYRSCNLGLNLSTFDLFRDSVVCEGFIVQQSSEEDYRFQDVAPRKEIAGIAVKMKKVQGQPITFIPPSAYLNIYQDIGLTGQAPWIQDVAETALTYGIISKERTLFEPDRDVTRAEAYAMIMNSVCMVLPAGNDWQATLFDRASREGLTSRTWDTFEPNRSILRQELFLLASKAADWAERTGGCDPKPEYCFLTSEESQ